In Garra rufa chromosome 14, GarRuf1.0, whole genome shotgun sequence, the genomic stretch AGTTTGTTGTTGCGCCAGTAATCAGAAATGTATTCCTGATAGTGACCACTGTCTCTCTGGCAGGAAAACTGTCATTTTGTGTAACAAATATCATTGATCATTGTTTTTGTGAACACATGGTACTGGTTCAGTTGGCATGTGGAGATATATCTATTAACAACATTTTTGGACTTTTGACTGTTTTCTTTATCCCAACTGCAGATTTTATTCTTATCAATATTTCTTACATCGTGATATTCACCTCTGTGTTCAAGTCTGGCAAAACTAACATGAAGGCCTTAAACACTTGCATTACTCACTTCATTGTTATGTCAGTAACTTTGACCTGTgccttaattgcatttttgtcatACAGAATAAGAAATAATTTTTCTCCCAGTAGTCGTGTATTTGTGAGCACAATGTACTTACTTTTTCCAAGTTGCTTTAACCCAATTATTTATGGAGTGAGAACAAAAGAAATAAGGCAAACATTTCTAAAGTTCATAAAAAATGTAAGGGTCTTAGCTTTGTaatgaatcaaataaaaatgGGCATGTATACACTGACTCTGTCACATTAATAGAAAAGGGAGAATGGGGGATGGGGGTATTATTTATCCTTTGTCTGATATGCCCATTTCAGGTCTTAGAGTCTCTACTAAAGAGCTGATGACCTGatttaggtgtgtttgatcaaGGAAACAAGCAAAAGTATTAGGGGACTCCAGCAACGTGGCTGAGAACCACTGGTATATGCAACAGGGATCTGGACTGCCAAAGGAGGTACAGATCACATGCCTAGGTGCAACATAGCCATAAGGAAATCAACATTCAAAAGAGTAtattttaactctaaaaaccaACTGTATATTTAGGCATAGAGCACAGATAGAGCAGTGAAAGTCTTTTCAGTGGGATTTCTAGTTTTTAAAAAGAAACATCATGGGGAatcatgaaatatttttttttttttgtaatgtaattATCTGCATCAACCCATTACCAGATATCTACAACAAATAAAATTGACTTTTAATGAACatttaatttacataaacatgcaaaaaatatatattattattattaataataataataataataataataataata encodes the following:
- the LOC141284400 gene encoding olfactory receptor 52K2-like, with the translated sequence MKNLTAENISFTDFKLIGFYSLGEWRPLLFIPFFLMFLLAIMANSILIYLIISQKSLHSPMYVLISLMAVVDLMLPIFFVPNMLLNFLFNWSGISLTGCLIQMFSLHFVGTFQSTLLLWMALDRYFAICKPLYYHKYMEIPKFLKFVVAPVIRNVFLIVTTVSLAGKLSFCVTNIIDHCFCEHMVLVQLACGDISINNIFGLLTVFFIPTADFILINISYIVIFTSVFKSGKTNMKALNTCITHFIVMSVTLTCALIAFLSYRIRNNFSPSSRVFVSTMYLLFPSCFNPIIYGVRTKEIRQTFLKFIKNVRVLAL